A portion of the Acidobacteriota bacterium genome contains these proteins:
- the hfq gene encoding RNA chaperone Hfq: protein MDNTAQQNVQDAFLNNLRKDRVNVTIYLMGGVKLTGKIRSFDKFSLVLESGNLEQLIFKHAISTISVPRGSFHHPRPEGINQHSSGSAGSSGSSGPALTPISVPAGGGSSSPSGASGSAASGS from the coding sequence ATGGACAACACTGCTCAACAGAATGTTCAAGATGCATTTTTGAACAATCTTCGTAAAGACCGCGTTAACGTGACAATTTATTTGATGGGAGGGGTCAAACTGACAGGCAAGATTCGCAGCTTCGACAAATTTTCGCTCGTGTTGGAATCAGGAAATCTGGAACAGTTGATCTTCAAACATGCGATTTCCACCATTTCGGTACCGCGTGGCAGTTTCCATCATCCACGCCCTGAAGGCATTAACCAACACAGTTCAGGTTCGGCCGGTTCTTCCGGTTCCAGCGGTCCGGCATTAACACCGATATCCGTGCCCGCCGGCGGAGGTTCTTCCTCGCCGTCCGGGGCTTCGGGATCGGCTGCATCCGGAAGCTAA
- a CDS encoding PD40 domain-containing protein codes for MRPFTLKACVLLISIAVAMAAVVVDWSQKASAQEQAKNDEQKTEKKDGLILKPEGKISFTTDEGTWMSLDVSPDGQTIVFDLAGDIYTMPIVGGEAKRIVGGDLGFESQPKFSPDGKLIAFISDRSGGENLYICKPDGSDIKPITKGRGNDITYYLSPSWTPDGNYIIASRSDRGIGTYHPYMWHKDGGTGVSIGPPPPPPPAPGQGGGQQSPPLNKMGAVASPDGQYVYWAQRTNAFSYNVQFPLWQIYRFNRETSETTRLTNVQGSAMRPVLSPDGKHLIYATRYQLQTALRVRDLETNEERWLISHVTRDDQESRATRDTFPGYAFTPDGKSLILTIDGKIKRVDFATGAASMIPFTAKVDVDIAARLHFDYKVDDGPGIKARLIRYPALSPDGRRVAFTAFNKLYVMPLEANAKPQRLTNLSVGEFMPAWSPDGAYVAFATWTREGGHIYRVPSAGGTPEQLTRRAAYYSFPCYSPDNTKIVFTYGAISDQLFADLHEDDSFHSPEEAVLHGRTDNEINGVGGTGIRELRYIAATGGDSTVITAAEGGQQPHFSNDPQRVYYTTGQGLASVRLDGFDKRVHLKVTGSGAPPQQAAADEMRISPDGTRAFVSLQTKHYLVTIPKAGKETVNVSITGASPNTTVPVKKMSADGGDYLMWTPDGKAVTWSWGTKFYRQAVDADKPEAFDAIVEAARVKPSGKIILTGARVITMKGDEVLERGDITIVDNRIVEIKASTPLPSGKNIRKQAATSFPADAKVIDVTGKTIIPGLVDVHAHMRPPRNVHQTQVWAYLANLAYGVTTTRDPQPSTTDVYAYADLVETGEIVGPRILTTGPGVFSNDGLTDKDTARNYIKRYREAYQTDTLKEYVTGDRLVRQWVAAACQEFKITPTTEGALDMKLDLTQMMDGYSGSEHALPIQPLYKDMAEFVAQTKTFYTPTLLVAYGAPWTENYFFQNTDVVNNKKLARFVPMELLNGMLRRRAQWFHPDEYGYKGIAAGAAKVVRAGGRVGLGGHGQMQGIGCHWELWALQSGGLTPHEALRVATLFGAEAIGLNRDIGSLEPGKLADLIVLDQNPLTDIRNTNTIRFVMKNGELYEGDTLDQVWPAQRKLEKQYWWDREPK; via the coding sequence ATGCGCCCATTCACGCTCAAAGCCTGCGTACTGTTGATCAGTATTGCTGTGGCGATGGCTGCGGTTGTCGTTGACTGGTCCCAGAAGGCCAGCGCTCAAGAACAAGCGAAAAATGATGAACAGAAAACGGAGAAGAAAGACGGACTGATTTTGAAGCCCGAAGGCAAAATTTCGTTCACGACCGATGAAGGAACCTGGATGTCGTTGGACGTTTCGCCCGATGGCCAGACCATCGTCTTTGACCTTGCCGGCGATATTTACACGATGCCAATCGTGGGCGGCGAAGCCAAACGGATTGTTGGCGGCGACCTCGGATTTGAATCGCAACCCAAATTTTCGCCTGACGGCAAACTGATCGCATTTATCAGTGACCGCAGCGGAGGCGAAAATCTGTACATCTGCAAACCCGACGGCAGCGACATCAAACCCATCACCAAAGGACGCGGCAATGACATTACCTATTACCTTTCTCCATCGTGGACGCCTGATGGAAACTACATCATCGCTTCGCGTTCGGATCGCGGCATCGGCACATATCATCCCTACATGTGGCACAAGGATGGCGGCACGGGTGTCAGTATCGGCCCGCCACCACCACCTCCGCCCGCGCCTGGTCAGGGCGGCGGGCAACAGTCCCCGCCACTGAACAAAATGGGGGCGGTCGCTTCGCCCGATGGCCAATACGTTTACTGGGCACAACGCACGAACGCATTCAGTTACAACGTGCAATTTCCGCTTTGGCAGATTTACCGATTCAACCGCGAAACCAGCGAAACGACGCGGCTGACCAATGTGCAAGGTTCGGCGATGCGTCCGGTGCTTTCGCCCGATGGCAAGCATCTGATTTATGCCACGCGCTATCAATTGCAAACGGCTCTGCGTGTGCGCGACCTGGAAACAAACGAAGAACGCTGGCTGATCAGCCATGTCACGCGTGACGATCAGGAATCACGAGCCACGCGCGACACCTTTCCCGGTTATGCCTTCACGCCCGACGGCAAATCGCTGATCCTCACGATTGATGGCAAAATCAAGCGCGTGGATTTTGCCACCGGTGCAGCCTCCATGATTCCATTCACAGCCAAAGTTGACGTAGACATCGCCGCGCGGTTGCATTTCGATTACAAAGTGGATGACGGGCCAGGCATCAAGGCGCGATTGATTCGCTATCCGGCACTCTCGCCCGATGGCCGCCGCGTCGCGTTCACCGCTTTCAACAAGTTGTACGTGATGCCACTCGAAGCCAACGCCAAACCGCAGCGGCTGACGAACCTGTCGGTCGGCGAATTCATGCCTGCCTGGTCGCCCGATGGCGCGTATGTGGCCTTTGCGACCTGGACGCGCGAAGGCGGGCACATCTATCGCGTGCCAAGCGCAGGTGGAACGCCGGAGCAATTGACGCGGCGTGCGGCGTATTACTCCTTCCCCTGTTATTCGCCTGACAACACGAAGATCGTCTTCACCTACGGCGCAATCAGCGATCAGTTGTTTGCCGACCTGCACGAAGACGACAGCTTCCATTCCCCGGAGGAAGCTGTGTTACACGGACGTACTGACAACGAAATCAACGGCGTGGGCGGCACAGGAATACGCGAATTGCGCTACATTGCGGCGACAGGCGGCGATTCAACCGTCATTACTGCGGCGGAAGGTGGACAGCAACCACATTTCAGCAATGACCCGCAACGCGTTTATTACACGACAGGACAGGGATTGGCTTCGGTGCGGTTGGACGGTTTCGACAAACGCGTGCATTTGAAAGTCACTGGCAGCGGAGCGCCGCCGCAGCAGGCTGCGGCTGATGAGATGCGCATTTCGCCGGACGGCACGCGCGCCTTCGTTTCGCTGCAAACCAAGCACTACCTTGTGACAATTCCCAAAGCTGGCAAGGAAACGGTGAACGTCAGTATCACGGGCGCATCGCCAAACACGACTGTGCCGGTGAAAAAGATGTCCGCCGATGGCGGCGATTACCTGATGTGGACACCCGACGGCAAAGCGGTTACCTGGTCGTGGGGAACGAAGTTTTATCGCCAGGCTGTAGATGCCGACAAACCGGAAGCGTTCGATGCCATAGTCGAAGCCGCCCGCGTCAAACCTTCGGGCAAAATCATCCTGACCGGCGCTCGCGTCATTACGATGAAGGGCGACGAAGTGCTGGAACGCGGTGATATCACGATTGTTGACAATCGCATTGTCGAAATTAAAGCCAGTACGCCTTTGCCATCCGGCAAGAACATCAGGAAGCAGGCTGCGACATCATTTCCCGCCGATGCCAAAGTGATTGATGTCACGGGCAAAACGATCATCCCCGGCCTGGTGGACGTGCACGCCCACATGCGTCCGCCGCGCAACGTACATCAGACGCAGGTCTGGGCATATCTGGCAAATCTGGCTTACGGCGTCACGACCACGCGCGACCCGCAACCTTCGACAACGGACGTTTATGCATACGCCGATCTTGTCGAGACGGGTGAAATCGTCGGCCCGCGCATTCTGACCACCGGCCCCGGCGTGTTTTCCAACGACGGTTTGACCGACAAGGACACCGCGCGCAATTACATCAAACGTTACCGCGAGGCTTATCAAACCGACACTTTGAAGGAATATGTCACGGGCGACCGCCTCGTGCGCCAATGGGTTGCGGCTGCCTGCCAGGAATTCAAAATCACGCCGACGACCGAAGGCGCGCTGGATATGAAACTCGATCTGACGCAGATGATGGATGGATATTCCGGCAGCGAGCACGCACTGCCGATTCAGCCGCTGTACAAAGACATGGCCGAGTTCGTCGCGCAAACCAAGACGTTTTACACGCCGACGCTGCTGGTCGCGTATGGCGCGCCGTGGACGGAAAACTATTTCTTCCAAAACACCGATGTGGTGAATAACAAAAAACTGGCGCGTTTCGTGCCGATGGAATTGCTTAACGGCATGTTGCGGCGACGCGCCCAATGGTTCCATCCCGACGAATATGGTTACAAAGGCATCGCCGCAGGCGCGGCAAAAGTCGTCCGAGCAGGCGGGCGCGTAGGCCTTGGCGGTCACGGCCAGATGCAAGGCATCGGTTGTCATTGGGAACTCTGGGCGCTGCAATCCGGCGGATTGACGCCGCACGAAGCGTTGCGGGTGGCGACACTTTTCGGCGCCGAAGCGATTGGCCTGAACCGCGACATCGGGTCTCTGGAACCGGGCAAGCTGGCCGATCTGATTGTGTTGGATCAAAACCCGCTGACCGACATTCGCAACACGAACACGATTCGCTTTGTGATGAAAAACGGCGAACTTTACGAAGGCGACACGCTGGATCAGGTTTGGCCCGCTCAACGCAAACTGGAAAAACAATACTGGTGGGATCGCGAACCGAAGTAG
- a CDS encoding pyridoxamine 5'-phosphate oxidase family protein, producing MARNFGEIAFSDSVKAQQEKYGSRKSYARVEAQERGTEVGDNEAEFIAERDGFYLATVGESGFPYVQFRGGPKGFLKVLDSKTLAYADFRGNLQYISVGNLDRNDKAALILMDYAHRQRLKIYARIEIVEAKDAPELIARLQDASYDAKVERAMVLHLEAFDWNCPQHITPRFTVEEIRELNAPLYEHIANLEAEITRLKTELEGGKK from the coding sequence ATGGCACGAAACTTTGGCGAGATTGCATTTTCGGACAGCGTCAAGGCCCAGCAGGAGAAATACGGTTCGCGAAAATCGTATGCTCGCGTGGAAGCGCAGGAGCGCGGAACAGAAGTCGGCGACAATGAAGCTGAGTTCATCGCCGAACGTGACGGATTTTACCTGGCAACGGTTGGGGAAAGCGGATTTCCGTATGTGCAATTTCGCGGCGGGCCAAAGGGATTTTTGAAGGTCTTGGATTCAAAGACACTGGCATACGCAGATTTTCGCGGCAACCTGCAATACATCAGCGTCGGCAATCTTGACCGCAACGACAAAGCGGCATTGATTTTGATGGATTACGCGCACCGCCAGCGGTTGAAAATTTACGCGCGCATCGAAATCGTCGAAGCAAAAGATGCTCCTGAACTGATCGCCAGGTTGCAAGACGCGAGTTACGACGCAAAAGTGGAACGCGCGATGGTATTGCATCTGGAAGCCTTTGACTGGAATTGCCCACAACACATCACGCCGCGGTTCACCGTGGAGGAAATTCGCGAGTTGAACGCGCCGCTGTACGAACACATTGCCAATCTGGAGGCTGAAATTACTCGCCTCAAAACAGAACTGGAAGGAGGAAAAAAATGA
- the prfA gene encoding peptide chain release factor 1, with the protein MFEKLEAIEKTYEDLTEQMTDNEIISDQTRYTKVAKQHRELEPIVMKFRELKKLDNDITGNREILREMDDAEMRALAEAELPELETRREKVEEELKVLLLPKDPNDEKNVILEIRAGTGGEEACLFAAEVLRMYARYAERQGWKLQVTDAAETGLGGIQKAEAIIEGDRVYSKLKHESGVHRVQRVPQTETSGRIHTSAVTVAVLPEAEEVDVKIDPKDIRVDTFCSSGPGGQSVNTTYSAVRLTHIPSGVVVSMQDEKSQIKNREKAMRVLRSRLYEIEQAKQHEAIAAERRSMVGSGDRSEKIRTYNFKENRVTDHRIGLTLHQLDLIMEGALDELIEAVVTHFQAEKLKAETERQAVAA; encoded by the coding sequence ATGTTTGAAAAACTCGAAGCCATCGAAAAAACCTACGAAGATTTGACCGAGCAGATGACGGACAACGAAATCATCAGCGACCAGACGCGCTACACCAAAGTCGCCAAACAGCATCGCGAATTGGAGCCTATCGTGATGAAGTTTCGCGAATTGAAAAAGTTGGATAATGACATCACTGGCAACCGCGAAATCTTGCGCGAAATGGACGACGCTGAAATGCGCGCACTGGCCGAAGCCGAATTGCCGGAACTGGAAACTCGGCGCGAAAAGGTTGAGGAAGAGTTGAAAGTTCTGCTGCTGCCGAAAGATCCAAATGACGAAAAGAACGTCATTCTGGAAATTCGCGCGGGCACGGGCGGCGAAGAAGCCTGTTTATTTGCCGCCGAAGTGTTGCGCATGTATGCGCGGTACGCCGAGCGCCAAGGCTGGAAGTTGCAAGTCACGGATGCAGCCGAAACCGGATTGGGCGGAATTCAAAAAGCCGAAGCGATCATCGAAGGCGACCGCGTGTATTCCAAACTGAAGCACGAATCCGGCGTGCATCGCGTCCAACGCGTTCCGCAAACTGAAACCAGCGGACGCATTCACACCTCCGCCGTGACGGTCGCCGTGTTGCCCGAAGCCGAAGAGGTGGACGTGAAAATTGATCCCAAAGACATTCGCGTGGACACGTTCTGCTCGTCCGGTCCCGGAGGCCAATCGGTCAACACGACCTATTCCGCCGTGCGGTTGACGCATATTCCTTCGGGTGTGGTCGTTTCAATGCAGGACGAAAAATCGCAGATCAAAAATCGCGAAAAAGCCATGCGCGTGTTGCGTTCGCGGCTGTACGAAATCGAGCAGGCCAAACAGCACGAAGCCATTGCCGCTGAGCGCCGCTCGATGGTTGGTAGCGGCGACCGGTCGGAAAAGATTCGCACTTACAACTTCAAAGAAAACCGCGTCACGGATCACCGCATCGGCCTGACGCTGCACCAACTGGATTTGATTATGGAAGGCGCGTTGGACGAATTGATCGAAGCCGTTGTCACACACTTCCAGGCGGAAAAGCTGAAAGCCGAAACCGAACGACAAGCCGTCGCCGCTTAA
- a CDS encoding AAA family ATPase, with the protein MKNIGLCGAHRTGKTTLAMELARLTGRQFVRTRVTEIFKQHGLHAAQEMDFETRLRIQYRILEACESDWQNAASEFVTDRTPVDFLAYTLGDVQGKTEVNCADFDQYIERCFNLTNAFFATLVILQPGIPLTEAEGKAALNQAYIEHINSLVIGLCHDQRVESRVITLNREVITLDERIRIISAAL; encoded by the coding sequence ATGAAGAACATCGGACTTTGCGGGGCGCATCGCACGGGAAAAACCACTTTGGCGATGGAACTCGCCCGACTGACGGGAAGACAGTTCGTCAGAACCCGCGTGACGGAAATTTTCAAACAACACGGGCTTCATGCCGCCCAGGAAATGGATTTTGAGACGCGGCTGCGAATTCAGTATCGAATCCTGGAAGCCTGTGAAAGCGATTGGCAAAACGCCGCATCGGAATTTGTCACGGATCGCACCCCAGTGGATTTTCTGGCTTACACGCTGGGCGATGTGCAGGGCAAAACCGAAGTCAACTGTGCGGACTTCGACCAGTACATTGAGCGCTGTTTTAATTTGACCAATGCTTTTTTCGCTACGCTGGTGATTTTGCAGCCAGGCATTCCCTTGACAGAAGCCGAAGGCAAAGCCGCGCTCAATCAGGCCTACATTGAACACATCAACAGTCTGGTGATCGGTCTTTGCCACGACCAGCGCGTGGAAAGCCGGGTCATCACCTTGAATCGGGAAGTGATTACATTGGATGAACGCATTCGCATCATTTCTGCGGCATTGTAA
- the rpmE gene encoding 50S ribosomal protein L31 produces the protein MKEGIHPNYVECKVHCACGATWTTRSTKKELAVEICSNCHPFFTGKQKLVDTAGRVERFQKKYGKKTQAAA, from the coding sequence GTGAAAGAAGGAATCCATCCGAATTACGTTGAATGCAAGGTGCATTGCGCCTGTGGCGCAACTTGGACGACGCGTTCGACCAAAAAAGAGTTGGCCGTTGAAATCTGTTCCAATTGCCATCCGTTCTTCACCGGCAAACAGAAATTGGTGGACACCGCCGGTCGTGTCGAACGGTTCCAGAAAAAATACGGTAAGAAGACGCAGGCAGCGGCCTGA
- the prmC gene encoding peptide chain release factor N(5)-glutamine methyltransferase — translation MPPATIAETLKQASQQLRAASVVNDVLDAQMLLAEALGKDRTYLIVNFNDQLSEESLSTFQRLLARRTSGEPVQYIIGHQQFFGLEFEVTPDVLIPRPETELIVEETIRLVEEHKLASPVIVDVGTGSGCIAVALARELETAQVTGCDISEAALAVARRNAAKHDLADRVQFTNSNLLSAFPETPFADFILSNPPYVAQKELPTLQREVYAWEPHLALTDFGDGLSLYRRLLDETPSRLKVGGYLICELGYSQSEAVSAMADSQIWEAQDLLNDLQGIPRTLVLRKR, via the coding sequence ATGCCACCAGCGACCATTGCCGAAACTCTGAAACAGGCTAGCCAGCAATTGCGCGCTGCCTCCGTAGTCAACGACGTGCTGGATGCGCAAATGCTGCTGGCCGAAGCTTTGGGCAAAGACCGCACTTACCTGATCGTCAATTTCAACGACCAACTCAGCGAAGAATCACTCAGCACATTTCAACGGTTGCTTGCCCGTCGAACTTCGGGCGAACCGGTGCAATACATCATCGGCCATCAACAATTTTTCGGTTTGGAGTTTGAAGTCACGCCGGATGTGTTGATTCCCCGCCCTGAAACTGAACTGATTGTCGAAGAAACCATCCGGTTGGTTGAAGAACACAAATTGGCTTCGCCGGTTATCGTTGATGTGGGTACGGGTTCCGGTTGTATTGCTGTTGCTCTGGCGCGCGAACTCGAAACCGCGCAAGTTACAGGGTGCGATATTTCCGAAGCCGCGCTGGCCGTCGCCCGACGCAATGCCGCCAAACATGATCTTGCCGACCGCGTCCAGTTCACCAACTCCAATTTGCTGTCGGCATTCCCGGAAACTCCGTTTGCGGATTTCATTCTGTCCAATCCACCGTACGTCGCCCAAAAGGAATTGCCCACGCTGCAACGCGAAGTCTACGCCTGGGAACCTCATCTGGCGCTGACTGATTTCGGCGACGGATTGAGTTTGTATCGCAGGCTGTTGGACGAAACTCCCAGCCGCTTAAAAGTTGGCGGTTATCTGATTTGCGAACTGGGCTACTCGCAATCGGAAGCGGTTTCGGCAATGGCCGATTCGCAAATTTGGGAAGCGCAAGATTTGCTCAACGACCTGCAAGGCATTCCGCGAACACTGGTGCTGCGGAAAAGATAG
- a CDS encoding nuclear transport factor 2 family protein has translation MMQRPIIKPPFTLETARAKVQAAEAAWNSRDPERVALAYTPDSEWRNRTEFFVGRDAIKGFLRRKWAKELDYRLMKELWAFTDNRISVRFEYEWHDATGQWFRTHGNEHWEFDEEGLMRRRDMSANDYPIKESERRYRTKIPG, from the coding sequence ATGATGCAAAGGCCAATCATCAAACCACCGTTCACGCTCGAAACCGCGCGCGCCAAAGTCCAGGCCGCAGAAGCCGCTTGGAATTCGCGCGATCCCGAACGCGTCGCGCTGGCTTACACGCCGGATTCCGAATGGCGCAATCGCACGGAGTTTTTTGTTGGGCGCGACGCAATCAAGGGGTTCCTGCGACGCAAATGGGCAAAGGAATTGGATTATCGTTTGATGAAAGAGTTGTGGGCATTTACTGACAACCGCATTTCCGTGCGATTTGAGTACGAATGGCACGACGCGACCGGCCAGTGGTTTCGCACTCACGGCAATGAACATTGGGAATTTGACGAAGAAGGATTGATGCGACGCCGCGATATGAGCGCCAACGATTATCCCATCAAAGAATCGGAACGGCGGTATCGAACAAAAATTCCCGGCTAA
- a CDS encoding DUF1385 domain-containing protein gives MSQEKEIIVGGQAVIEGVMMRAPNSYAVAVRKQDGSIVYKAEPLPKLSDKYPILKIPVLRGSAVLIHSMLLGIKALNFSATVAFEDQTEAEEKVKETAKVAKAAAATGALATTAHVFEPSGEFIEPAKAETKEKSGGAGATATAAGSILFALFFNVMLFIVLPLLLTNVMFIYFGWGNAPQTQIEQTAGQAWYQAAWAWLHAYLKPVRPSFSFNLIDGVIRMGFFLTMIYAFSRLNDIKRVFEYHGAEHKTVFTWEQGEDLTVANARRHPRQHPRCGTSFLMVVMLVSIVLFSIIKFDSLLLNMLSRIALIPVIAGLSYEVIRAAGKKESGAIFRLMTLPGIWLQNLTTREPSDDQLEVAIYALKESLKLEPQEQPQPA, from the coding sequence ATGAGTCAGGAAAAAGAAATCATTGTCGGCGGCCAGGCAGTCATCGAAGGCGTGATGATGCGCGCGCCGAATTCGTACGCCGTGGCAGTTCGCAAACAGGATGGCAGCATCGTTTACAAAGCTGAGCCGCTGCCGAAACTCAGCGACAAATATCCGATCTTGAAGATTCCTGTCCTGCGCGGCAGCGCGGTGCTGATTCATTCCATGCTGCTCGGCATCAAGGCGTTGAATTTCTCGGCGACCGTCGCTTTTGAAGACCAAACGGAAGCCGAAGAAAAAGTAAAAGAGACCGCAAAGGTGGCGAAAGCCGCCGCGGCAACCGGCGCTTTGGCAACGACGGCTCACGTGTTTGAACCATCCGGGGAATTTATCGAACCTGCAAAAGCCGAAACAAAGGAAAAATCCGGCGGGGCGGGCGCAACGGCGACGGCAGCGGGTTCGATTCTGTTCGCGCTGTTTTTCAACGTCATGCTGTTCATCGTTTTGCCGTTATTGTTGACCAATGTGATGTTTATCTACTTCGGCTGGGGCAACGCGCCACAAACGCAAATTGAACAAACCGCCGGGCAAGCCTGGTACCAGGCGGCCTGGGCTTGGCTGCATGCGTATTTGAAGCCTGTTCGCCCATCGTTTTCCTTCAACCTGATTGACGGCGTCATCCGCATGGGATTTTTCCTGACGATGATTTACGCGTTTTCGCGGCTGAACGACATCAAACGTGTGTTTGAATACCACGGCGCGGAACACAAAACCGTCTTCACCTGGGAACAGGGCGAAGATTTGACCGTCGCCAATGCCCGCCGCCATCCGCGCCAACATCCGCGCTGCGGAACCAGTTTCCTGATGGTCGTGATGCTGGTTTCCATCGTGCTGTTTTCGATCATTAAGTTCGATTCGCTGTTGCTGAATATGCTATCGCGCATCGCCCTGATTCCGGTCATTGCAGGACTTTCTTATGAAGTCATCCGCGCCGCAGGCAAAAAAGAATCCGGAGCGATTTTCCGGTTGATGACGCTGCCGGGAATCTGGCTGCAAAACCTGACGACGCGTGAACCTTCGGACGACCAATTGGAAGTTGCCATTTACGCGCTCAAAGAATCCTTAAAATTAGAACCACAGGAACAGCCTCAACCCGCGTAA